Proteins from one Catalinimonas alkaloidigena genomic window:
- a CDS encoding SusC/RagA family TonB-linked outer membrane protein yields MQKHVRTQALFCLMWMLLIGVALPAFGQSATLQGTVIDDTGEGIPGVSVLAKGTSVGTITDVSGNYTLTIPNPQDAILVFSFVGYTTQEVPVGSQTTINVTLASDIKALEEVVVVGYGTQKKATLTGSIAEVEGKEIVKSPQPNLSNALAGRFSGIIANNRGGEPGYDGSSYTIRGLATTGNNDVLVVVDGVPGQIGGLERLNPNDIESITILKDASAAIYGSRAANGVILVTTKKGTAGKPVISYSFNQGFSSPTRLPKMADAATYAQIRNEIAYYNNPDGGMNQVYDENAIQQFASGADPLNYPNTNWQDATLKQVALQNQHNLSVNGGSENIRYFVSLGKLFQDGLYKNGATKYNQYSVRSNLDANITPNLNVGLSLSGRKEDRQYPIASAGDIFRSIYRAYPTVAAVYPNGLPSSGIENSNPVLLATDISGTNQNPRYVFNGILKASYTLPFVEGLSVDGFYSVDQLVNKTKAFSTPYVVYTYASGTGAYNPTIVGGSDQKATLSEEFNSQNQTVANIKLNFNRQLGSHNVNAFVGYEQSERRESTFGASRIHFPTTQTPELSQGGAAATDYDNWGSSYHYTRKSYISRIAYNFSEKYLAEVQMRVDGSSTFPKGKQYGFFPSVSAGWRISEESWFQNSLPFINNLKLRASYGQLGNDNVGLFQYYDNYQFANRYVIGSDVHTGIDLIKLGNPDITWEVAQKTDIGLNAVFLKNFTLELVYFQQKRSDILTTRNASIPGVSGIVNPYNDGSASYVPLVPSENIGKVNSNGVEATLGYQHTGPVSFGITANGTYAKSEIVFIDEAAGALDYQRQTGQPLNTYLLYRTIGIFRTEDDLSRYPHVPGAKVGDLIYEDYNGDGEINADDQVRSKYGNIPLLTYGLTLNAGWKNFDLSAVFAGQGMVSQYVLPESGTIGNYYSSWADNRWSPSNPDGTYPRVDERASSAVSGGLYQNDFWLNNASFLRLKTVQLGYNVPTTVLTPLKISSLRVYASAFNLFTITPVKDYDPEGNSTSGQFYPQQRILNLGVNVSF; encoded by the coding sequence ATGCAAAAACATGTACGTACTCAGGCGCTGTTTTGCCTGATGTGGATGCTCCTGATCGGCGTCGCCCTGCCCGCTTTCGGGCAAAGCGCGACCCTGCAGGGGACCGTGATTGACGACACCGGAGAGGGAATTCCCGGCGTCTCTGTTCTGGCGAAGGGAACGTCCGTAGGGACCATTACCGACGTATCGGGGAACTATACCCTTACCATCCCTAACCCGCAAGATGCCATTCTGGTGTTTTCGTTTGTGGGCTACACCACGCAGGAAGTGCCGGTGGGTTCGCAGACTACGATCAACGTAACGCTGGCCTCAGACATAAAGGCCCTCGAGGAGGTCGTGGTCGTAGGGTACGGCACGCAGAAAAAGGCCACCCTGACCGGCTCGATCGCCGAAGTAGAGGGGAAAGAAATCGTGAAAAGCCCGCAACCCAACCTGTCCAACGCGTTGGCGGGACGTTTTTCCGGCATCATTGCCAACAACCGCGGCGGAGAGCCGGGGTACGATGGTTCGAGCTACACGATCCGGGGATTGGCGACGACGGGCAATAACGACGTGCTGGTGGTGGTCGACGGCGTGCCGGGCCAGATCGGCGGGCTGGAGCGCCTGAATCCCAACGATATCGAGAGCATTACCATTCTGAAAGACGCCTCCGCCGCCATTTACGGTTCGCGTGCGGCCAACGGGGTTATTCTGGTGACGACCAAAAAAGGAACGGCCGGCAAGCCGGTGATCAGCTACAGCTTCAACCAGGGCTTTTCGTCGCCGACGCGCCTGCCCAAAATGGCCGATGCCGCGACCTACGCGCAGATTCGCAACGAGATCGCCTATTACAACAACCCCGACGGGGGCATGAATCAGGTGTACGACGAGAACGCCATTCAGCAGTTTGCGTCCGGTGCTGATCCGCTCAATTACCCCAATACTAACTGGCAGGACGCGACCCTCAAGCAGGTGGCGTTGCAAAATCAGCACAACCTTTCGGTCAACGGAGGCTCGGAAAACATCCGGTATTTTGTTTCGCTGGGCAAGCTATTTCAAGACGGACTTTACAAAAACGGCGCGACGAAGTACAACCAGTACAGCGTTCGCTCGAACCTGGACGCCAACATTACGCCCAACCTGAACGTGGGGCTGTCGCTCTCGGGTCGCAAAGAAGATCGCCAGTACCCCATTGCCAGTGCGGGCGACATTTTCCGTTCCATCTACCGGGCTTACCCCACTGTGGCGGCTGTGTATCCCAACGGGCTGCCTTCGTCGGGCATCGAAAACAGCAACCCCGTGTTGCTGGCGACCGACATAAGCGGCACGAACCAGAACCCGCGGTACGTGTTCAACGGCATTCTGAAGGCCAGCTATACGTTGCCGTTTGTGGAAGGACTATCGGTCGACGGCTTCTACTCGGTCGATCAGCTCGTCAACAAAACCAAAGCGTTCAGTACGCCTTACGTCGTGTATACCTACGCGTCCGGAACCGGTGCCTACAACCCGACCATCGTGGGGGGCAGCGACCAGAAGGCCACCCTGTCGGAAGAGTTCAACTCGCAGAACCAGACGGTCGCCAACATCAAACTGAACTTCAACCGGCAACTGGGTAGCCACAACGTCAACGCCTTTGTGGGGTACGAACAGAGCGAGCGGCGGGAATCGACCTTCGGGGCGTCCCGCATTCACTTCCCTACGACGCAAACGCCGGAACTGTCGCAGGGGGGCGCTGCCGCCACCGACTACGACAACTGGGGCAGCAGCTACCATTACACCCGCAAGAGCTACATCAGCCGGATTGCCTACAACTTCAGCGAGAAATACCTGGCCGAAGTGCAAATGCGCGTCGATGGCTCGTCGACCTTCCCGAAGGGCAAGCAGTACGGCTTTTTCCCCTCGGTGTCGGCAGGTTGGCGCATTTCGGAAGAGTCCTGGTTCCAGAACAGCCTTCCGTTCATCAACAACCTGAAACTACGCGCCTCGTACGGTCAGCTCGGGAACGACAACGTCGGGCTGTTTCAGTACTACGACAACTACCAGTTTGCGAACCGTTACGTGATCGGCTCGGACGTCCACACGGGCATCGACCTGATCAAACTGGGCAACCCGGACATCACCTGGGAAGTAGCCCAAAAGACGGACATAGGTTTGAACGCGGTATTCCTCAAAAACTTTACGTTGGAACTGGTCTACTTCCAGCAGAAACGCTCGGACATCCTGACCACGCGCAACGCTTCCATTCCCGGTGTTTCGGGAATCGTAAACCCTTACAACGACGGCAGTGCGTCGTACGTCCCGCTGGTGCCGTCCGAGAACATCGGGAAGGTGAACAGCAACGGCGTGGAGGCAACGCTGGGCTACCAGCACACCGGCCCGGTTAGTTTCGGCATTACGGCCAACGGGACCTATGCCAAGAGCGAAATCGTATTCATCGACGAGGCGGCCGGCGCCCTGGATTACCAGCGGCAGACGGGCCAGCCACTCAACACGTACCTGCTGTACCGCACAATCGGCATTTTCCGCACGGAAGACGACCTGAGCCGGTATCCGCACGTGCCGGGGGCCAAGGTGGGCGACCTGATCTACGAAGATTACAACGGCGACGGAGAAATCAACGCCGACGACCAGGTGCGTTCCAAGTACGGCAACATTCCGCTGCTGACTTACGGCCTGACCCTGAACGCCGGCTGGAAAAACTTCGACCTTTCGGCCGTCTTCGCCGGGCAGGGCATGGTGAGTCAGTACGTGCTGCCCGAATCCGGTACCATCGGCAACTATTACAGCAGCTGGGCCGACAACCGCTGGAGCCCCTCCAACCCGGATGGTACGTATCCGCGGGTAGACGAACGTGCCTCGTCGGCCGTGAGCGGAGGGTTGTATCAGAACGATTTCTGGCTGAACAACGCGTCGTTCCTGCGCCTGAAAACCGTGCAGTTGGGCTATAACGTCCCGACCACGGTGCTTACGCCGCTCAAAATCTCGTCGTTGCGGGTGTACGCCAGTGCCTTTAACCTCTTCACCATCACGCCGGTAAAAGACTACGATCCGGAAGGCAACAGCACCAGCGGGCAATTCTATCCCCAACAGCGGATTCTCAACCTGGGCGTCAACGTCAGTTTCTAA
- a CDS encoding RagB/SusD family nutrient uptake outer membrane protein: MKKYTFPLTLITLLGTFLGMVSSCQEDFLDVVPTDRVSDASILSDSVLFEAFVINRYLGVRLANKEGDGNVPGFGRGFEYALWSSLTDESIYNNDDNTWLVQQGQLAPENTGIAGTLWGRSYRSIRECNYALAHIGEVEMSAGHKALLTAELKFIRAFRYQDLIRNYGEVVLVGDQVTELGDDFSSPELFVRSSIEEGITYAVGQLEEAAAVLPVANDGSWEVGRATKGAALALRSRLLLYAASPLYTGGTDEPAKWQKAAQAAQDVMNLGIYTLYQAGYGNLFLDVRNNEEVIFARYYNLNALHTALEIANGPNGYDGWGGNVPLQNLVDDYEMMDGTPFDWSDPTMSDDPYANRDPRFYETILYNGAPYRNRQVETFLPGGRDSKDGPSNWNTSKTGYYLRKFVDPNLPIQNPWGIAGTQDWIYFRYAEILLSYAEAQNEAVGPDASVYEAVNAIRTRPGVEMPALPAGLSKEEMRERIRHERRIELAFEEHRFYDVRRWKIAETTENVPAYGIEITKSDNGSLSFQRKVALEGRSFSEKHYWLPIPRAEIQATNNQLEQNPGY, translated from the coding sequence ATGAAAAAATATACATTCCCCCTTACCCTGATTACCCTGCTGGGCACCTTCCTGGGGATGGTCTCGTCCTGCCAGGAAGATTTCCTCGACGTGGTGCCGACCGACCGGGTGTCCGATGCGTCCATTCTGTCCGATTCGGTTCTGTTCGAAGCGTTTGTGATCAACCGCTATCTGGGCGTACGGCTCGCCAACAAAGAAGGCGACGGCAACGTGCCCGGCTTTGGTCGTGGGTTCGAATACGCCCTGTGGAGTTCGCTGACCGACGAGTCGATCTACAACAACGACGATAATACCTGGCTGGTCCAGCAAGGCCAACTGGCCCCGGAAAACACAGGCATTGCCGGGACCCTGTGGGGCCGTAGTTACCGGAGCATCCGGGAGTGCAACTACGCCCTGGCCCACATCGGCGAAGTGGAGATGAGCGCGGGCCACAAAGCGCTGCTGACGGCCGAGCTGAAATTTATCCGTGCGTTTCGGTACCAGGACCTGATCCGGAACTACGGCGAAGTGGTGTTGGTCGGCGATCAGGTAACGGAGCTGGGCGACGATTTCTCCTCGCCCGAACTGTTTGTGCGCTCTTCCATCGAAGAGGGCATCACCTACGCCGTGGGGCAACTCGAAGAGGCGGCCGCCGTGCTTCCCGTCGCGAACGACGGAAGCTGGGAGGTAGGGCGGGCCACCAAAGGCGCGGCCCTGGCGCTGCGCTCTCGCCTGCTGTTGTATGCGGCCAGCCCGCTTTACACCGGCGGCACGGACGAGCCGGCCAAGTGGCAGAAGGCCGCGCAGGCCGCCCAGGACGTAATGAACCTCGGGATCTACACGCTCTATCAGGCCGGGTACGGCAACCTGTTTCTGGACGTCCGCAACAACGAGGAGGTCATCTTCGCCCGTTACTATAATCTGAACGCGCTGCACACCGCACTGGAAATTGCCAACGGCCCGAACGGCTACGACGGCTGGGGGGGTAACGTTCCGCTGCAAAATCTGGTCGACGACTACGAGATGATGGACGGCACGCCGTTCGACTGGAGCGACCCGACGATGAGCGACGATCCGTACGCCAACCGCGATCCGCGGTTCTACGAAACCATCCTCTACAACGGCGCGCCTTACCGCAACCGTCAGGTGGAAACCTTCCTGCCGGGCGGCCGCGACAGCAAAGACGGCCCGTCGAACTGGAACACGTCGAAAACCGGCTACTACCTGCGGAAATTTGTCGACCCGAACCTGCCGATCCAGAACCCCTGGGGCATTGCCGGGACGCAGGACTGGATTTACTTCCGGTATGCGGAAATTCTGCTGAGCTATGCCGAAGCGCAAAACGAAGCCGTAGGCCCCGACGCCAGCGTCTACGAAGCCGTGAACGCCATCCGCACCCGTCCGGGCGTCGAAATGCCGGCCTTGCCCGCAGGGCTGTCGAAAGAAGAAATGCGGGAGCGCATCCGGCACGAACGGCGGATCGAACTGGCCTTCGAAGAGCACCGCTTCTACGACGTGCGTCGCTGGAAGATTGCCGAAACTACCGAAAACGTGCCTGCCTACGGCATCGAAATTACCAAGTCGGATAACGGGAGTCTGTCGTTCCAGCGGAAAGTAGCGTTGGAAGGCCGAAGCTTCTCCGAAAAGCACTACTGGCTGCCGATTCCCCGGGCCGAAATTCAGGCGACTAACAATCAGTTGGAGCAGAATCCCGGCTACTAG
- a CDS encoding glycoside hydrolase, translated as MHTNFLLSLIGCGLALALASCQPPPDQTPTERSGAREITVTVDAAQTYQTLENFGASDAWACQFVGQWPEATKTLLADRLFSLDTNAQGQPQGIGLSLWRFNIGAGSAEQGAESGIGDEWRRAASFLQPDGTYDWSRQAGQQWFLQAAQQRGVEQFLAFANSPHVTMTRNRKAYSSDGLSNLAPDRYEDFAAYLTTVVQGVRQQTGIDFQYLSPVNEPQWDWKDGGQEGSPYTNAEIAQLVRTLNRHLEQAGESVKIDVAEAGKINYLYETDDKPQRGEQIAAFFSPGSDDYIGDLSHVSPTISAHSYFTTSPAGQAASMRQQVARAIEASATPLHYWMSEYCILGDNAGEIDGNGRDLGMPAALYLARVMHNDLVMAQASAWHWWLAISPYDYKDGLLYVSKTKEGGSYHESKMLWAMGNYSRFVRPGAVRVAASSSDGAVLVSSFVHPEQQQSVTVVINPGADTLSLTLDFKNADVQRVRPYITDATQSLHPADGYDARQPLILLPRSVTSLVGTLR; from the coding sequence ATGCACACCAACTTCCTTTTGTCCCTCATCGGTTGTGGTCTGGCCCTGGCGCTGGCAAGCTGCCAGCCTCCGCCCGACCAGACCCCGACCGAGCGCTCCGGCGCTCGCGAAATCACCGTTACCGTCGATGCCGCCCAAACCTACCAGACGCTCGAAAACTTTGGCGCTTCCGATGCCTGGGCCTGCCAGTTTGTAGGGCAATGGCCCGAGGCGACCAAAACCCTTCTCGCCGACCGGCTGTTCAGCCTGGATACCAACGCGCAGGGACAGCCGCAGGGCATCGGGTTGTCGTTGTGGCGGTTCAACATCGGGGCGGGCAGTGCCGAACAGGGGGCGGAGAGCGGCATCGGTGACGAGTGGCGTCGGGCCGCGTCGTTCCTGCAGCCGGACGGGACATACGACTGGAGCCGACAGGCCGGGCAGCAGTGGTTTTTGCAGGCTGCGCAGCAGCGCGGCGTCGAGCAATTTCTGGCCTTTGCCAACAGCCCGCACGTGACGATGACCCGCAATCGCAAAGCGTATTCGTCTGACGGTCTTTCCAACCTGGCCCCCGACCGCTACGAGGACTTCGCCGCGTACCTGACCACCGTCGTACAGGGCGTCCGGCAGCAAACGGGCATCGACTTTCAATACCTGAGCCCGGTCAACGAGCCGCAGTGGGACTGGAAAGACGGCGGGCAGGAGGGAAGTCCGTACACCAATGCCGAGATTGCCCAACTGGTCCGTACCCTGAACCGGCATCTGGAACAGGCCGGCGAATCGGTCAAGATCGACGTCGCGGAGGCCGGCAAAATCAACTACCTCTACGAAACGGACGACAAACCCCAGCGCGGAGAACAGATCGCCGCCTTCTTCAGCCCCGGCTCCGACGACTACATCGGCGACCTTTCGCACGTTAGCCCTACCATTTCGGCACACAGCTACTTCACGACCTCGCCCGCCGGTCAGGCCGCTTCCATGCGGCAGCAAGTGGCCCGGGCCATCGAGGCATCGGCCACACCATTGCACTACTGGATGTCCGAATACTGCATTCTGGGCGACAACGCAGGCGAGATTGACGGAAACGGACGCGACCTGGGCATGCCCGCGGCGCTCTACCTGGCGCGGGTGATGCACAACGATCTGGTGATGGCGCAGGCGTCGGCCTGGCACTGGTGGCTGGCCATTTCGCCCTACGATTATAAAGACGGCCTTCTGTACGTTTCCAAAACCAAGGAAGGCGGGAGCTACCACGAAAGCAAAATGCTCTGGGCCATGGGCAATTACAGTCGGTTTGTGCGTCCCGGCGCGGTTCGGGTGGCGGCCAGCAGCAGCGACGGGGCGGTCCTCGTGTCTTCGTTCGTGCATCCCGAGCAACAACAGTCGGTGACCGTGGTGATCAATCCCGGTGCCGACACGCTGAGCCTGACGCTGGACTTCAAAAACGCGGACGTGCAACGGGTGCGGCCCTACATCACCGACGCAACCCAAAGCCTGCACCCCGCCGACGGGTACGACGCTCGCCAACCCCTTATTCTTCTGCCGCGCTCGGTCACGAGCCTGGTGGGCACACTTCGCTGA
- a CDS encoding sugar-binding domain-containing protein, whose amino-acid sequence MMMLRSVLLCFLFLLTTRGLHAQDFGTSTSLHQWFFHLGDVPNGEKPDLDYSGWEAVRVPHDWSVAQFASPDNASCTGYLPGGIGWYRTSLDLPVTKNAKRYYLYFEGVYKNSEVWVNGQWVGKRPNGYVSFLYDITPYVQPGGGNTVAVKVDHSDDADSRWYTGSGLYREVHLVTADPLHLALWGVHYAATLGKGPSARLQAQARFQNETEQATTVQVKHELLDQDGNVVAVTETRQKVAPGAAAETSQTLKVARVKRWKLEAPYLYSLRTTLSAHGAVTDQSEVPVGFRSLTFDADRGFALNDEWMKIKGVCLHHDAGVLGAAVPREVWKARLLKLKEIGVNSIRMSHNPQATDLYDLCDELGMLVMDEAFDEWEYPKKKWIKGWNVGKPGFQGIAENFEAWGKQDLAAMVYRDRNHPSVILWSIGNEVDYPNDPYSHPILDSVGIGQQHTTGYLPDQPPAERLGTIAQELAAVVRSIDTTRPVTAALAGAVMSNETAYPAALDVVGYNYTESRYELDHQRYPKRVLYGSETRHDLQAWQAVKNHDFIFGQFIWTGFDYLGEAGPWPSRGFVTGMVSQANQIKPRGYFRQALWSDQPMVYVGTYPVPQRRKSYLSIDAPHLWNYPDDTLIRVVAYTNGDEAELLLNGTVVGARKPQDPQTAIIAWDIPFAPGTLSVVAYRAGKPIATDEVVTSGRPTRLVASREGDAPAHADDVVLVQVEVQDEAGRLASLADNRITCEVAGPGQLLGLESGTAFANENFNSNQLRCVDGKLLAYVRATGQQGTIQLTFTAPYLEKAVVTIPVGTAVR is encoded by the coding sequence ATGATGATGCTTCGCTCTGTCCTGCTTTGTTTCCTCTTCCTTCTGACCACCCGTGGCCTGCACGCCCAGGATTTTGGGACGTCGACTTCCCTGCACCAGTGGTTTTTTCACCTGGGCGATGTGCCGAACGGAGAAAAGCCCGACCTCGATTATAGCGGTTGGGAGGCGGTCAGGGTGCCGCACGACTGGTCCGTGGCGCAATTTGCCAGCCCCGACAACGCCAGCTGCACCGGCTACCTGCCGGGCGGCATTGGCTGGTACCGCACTTCCCTCGACCTGCCGGTCACCAAAAACGCCAAACGGTATTACCTCTATTTTGAAGGCGTCTACAAAAACAGCGAAGTGTGGGTGAACGGCCAGTGGGTGGGCAAACGGCCCAACGGCTACGTCTCGTTTCTCTACGACATTACGCCCTACGTTCAACCCGGGGGGGGCAACACAGTAGCCGTCAAGGTCGACCACAGCGACGATGCCGATTCGCGCTGGTACACGGGCTCGGGCCTCTACCGCGAAGTGCATCTGGTCACCGCCGATCCGCTTCATCTGGCACTTTGGGGTGTGCACTATGCCGCTACGCTGGGAAAAGGCCCGTCGGCCCGCCTTCAGGCGCAGGCGCGCTTCCAGAACGAGACGGAGCAGGCAACCACCGTGCAGGTAAAGCACGAATTGCTCGACCAGGACGGAAACGTAGTGGCGGTGACCGAAACGCGGCAGAAAGTCGCGCCGGGAGCGGCGGCCGAAACGAGCCAGACGCTCAAGGTGGCGCGGGTGAAACGCTGGAAGCTGGAGGCTCCTTACCTCTACTCCCTCCGCACGACCCTCTCCGCACACGGTGCCGTTACCGACCAGAGCGAAGTGCCGGTCGGGTTCCGGTCGCTGACGTTCGACGCCGACCGCGGCTTTGCCCTCAACGACGAATGGATGAAGATCAAGGGCGTCTGCCTGCACCACGATGCGGGTGTGCTGGGAGCGGCGGTGCCGCGCGAAGTGTGGAAGGCGCGCCTCTTGAAACTAAAAGAAATCGGGGTGAACAGCATTCGGATGAGCCATAATCCGCAGGCCACCGACCTGTACGACCTGTGCGACGAACTGGGCATGCTGGTGATGGACGAAGCGTTCGACGAATGGGAATACCCGAAAAAGAAGTGGATCAAAGGGTGGAATGTCGGGAAACCGGGCTTCCAGGGCATCGCGGAGAACTTCGAGGCGTGGGGCAAGCAAGACCTGGCGGCGATGGTGTACCGGGATCGTAACCATCCTTCCGTTATTCTGTGGTCCATCGGCAACGAAGTCGATTATCCCAACGACCCGTACAGCCATCCGATTCTGGACTCGGTCGGCATCGGCCAGCAGCACACCACCGGATATTTGCCCGATCAGCCTCCGGCCGAACGACTGGGCACCATCGCGCAGGAACTGGCCGCGGTGGTCCGTTCCATCGATACGACGCGGCCCGTCACGGCTGCCCTGGCAGGCGCGGTGATGTCGAACGAAACGGCGTATCCGGCCGCGTTGGATGTGGTCGGGTACAACTATACCGAAAGTCGCTACGAACTGGACCACCAGCGCTATCCGAAGCGGGTGCTGTACGGGAGCGAAACCCGCCACGACCTGCAGGCCTGGCAGGCGGTCAAAAACCATGACTTCATCTTCGGACAGTTCATCTGGACCGGGTTCGACTACCTGGGCGAGGCGGGGCCCTGGCCTTCGCGGGGATTTGTGACCGGCATGGTCAGTCAGGCTAACCAGATCAAGCCCAGGGGGTATTTTCGCCAGGCCCTGTGGTCCGACCAACCCATGGTCTACGTGGGCACGTATCCGGTGCCCCAGCGGCGAAAGTCGTACCTCTCGATCGATGCGCCACACCTGTGGAACTACCCGGACGACACCCTGATTCGGGTGGTGGCCTACACCAACGGCGACGAAGCCGAACTGCTGCTCAACGGCACGGTCGTAGGCGCGCGCAAACCGCAAGATCCGCAGACCGCCATCATCGCGTGGGACATCCCTTTCGCGCCCGGCACGCTCAGCGTGGTGGCCTACCGGGCGGGCAAGCCCATCGCTACAGACGAGGTGGTCACCTCAGGACGGCCGACGCGGCTCGTGGCTTCTCGTGAAGGCGACGCCCCGGCGCACGCCGACGACGTGGTGCTGGTGCAGGTCGAAGTACAAGACGAGGCTGGTCGCCTGGCCTCGCTGGCCGATAACCGGATTACGTGCGAGGTTGCGGGTCCGGGGCAATTGCTGGGCCTGGAAAGCGGTACGGCCTTCGCCAACGAAAACTTCAATTCCAACCAATTGCGGTGCGTCGACGGAAAGCTGCTGGCCTACGTTCGCGCTACGGGGCAGCAAGGCACAATTCAGCTTACCTTTACCGCGCCCTACCTGGAGAAAGCCGTAGTGACCATCCCCGTCGGGACCGCGGTACGGTGA